Below is a genomic region from Silurus meridionalis isolate SWU-2019-XX chromosome 10, ASM1480568v1, whole genome shotgun sequence.
AAATAAACTTGTAAAGTGAACTTGAAAATGGACTGCTTTGTACAAAAGTTCAGATTTTCTTcaaaacgtttaaaaaaaaaaaaacaaaaaaaaaaggtgtgttcAAACGAGACGGATTTGATCTAAAAATGAATCAAAAGGTTTTCAACAAACTTATGCGGTCCATGCCAGCTCGAGTGCTGActgcaaagaaagaaataacaaaCACTAGGAAACAAAAATTTCATGTAAATACTATAAAGATTCAACTTTTTACCCAAGTGGTGGTCAATAATAGAATTTGTAAGGAAAATTGACAAAttagaaatgaatgaaaaattgaAGCGTTTTCGATCACATCTCAAAAGGTGTTCTACTGAATTTAGATGTGGTGACTGGGAAGGCCAGTGAAGTACACTGAACTCATAACTCATTATCATTATGCAATGGTATTTTATTATGCTCGATGTGGATGCACACGATCAGCATAATCAGATACGCCGTGATGCAATTTCTGACCCCGCCGCCTGCGAGGCAAGGCAGAAAGCAGACCACGCAATCATTTTCTGGTCTTCATCTGTCCGGATTGGGTGAGTCTATGCCCACTGTAGCCTCGGGTTCCTGTTCTTGCTTGATAACAGTCGAAGCCAATGCATTGTTCTGCTAGTGAAGTCCATCTGCCTCAAGGTTCAAGATGTGTCAACTTTACGCCTTCTTATTCATGCATTTATACATGGAAACTCAATTATTATCAGTCTATCATTTAGCAGCAGTGCAATGCAGAAATTCATGAAGAAACAGGTCAGTGCatcaatttattttcacatcgAACAATGTGATCGTGTGACTGAGAATGCCAGCAGATCAGCGACCACTAAGATCACgttatttgtaatgaaatgGCTGGCCAATGACCCAGCACTCTTCATCCTTCACTGTGGAGTTGTTTATAATCTCCTCTGTTAGAGATGCAATCAGTTTGGAAAAACCAAGAGTGGCTGGTCATTTTGTCAAGCGCATTTCTGCGATCAGAATGAACGATTTCTCTGGAGAGACTAATTCTTTGTTTAGCGGCAGTGAACAAAGAATTATGAGCAATGAATTAAGAGAATGTTGGAAATCTATAGAATGAATGTCCTGTTTTGACAACAGCTACTACATCATATTGAATATCAACTGCTTTCACCTCATACTGTATAGCCTTAAAAGCAGTTGGTGTACAGTACACTGATGAGCAAAGACTTTTGGTCACCATGTTATTCTTACAAATTGGTCATTTAAAATTAAGGGATGATAGCAGTTTTCTGCACAAGCATAATATTGCATAGTTTTAGTGAATCATCTCTGCTATTTTTCTACTAACATGACTGATTTcaaactgtgtaaaaaaaaaaaaaaaagtgtctgtgtgctgaAAAGGTCTTGTTCCTTTCCGGCATGTTCCAACACTTCCACCCACCAATTAAATGCGAGATGAAGGCAAAGGGCATTCAAAATGCACTGCCACAGACAGAGCAGGCAACTGAAATATTCACACAATCTTCTTAATGTTTTCGAGAAGTAAATGAACAATCCTAGTTCAGCTACCGTACTTTAATTCCTGACACCTCTCAAACACTCTAAAAGGTTaaaaggagggggaaaaaaaagaaaagccacGTATGTAAGGCTGGATAAATTACAGAACACAGCAGGAAATAACATAAGCTACTCAATAAcagacatttttataatttctttaaaatgtcacaaaaaGCAAAACCAGGAATAAAAGGGCACCTTTGAGTACTGACTGAAATACATGGCTTTTAATCTGGTTTTCAAATGCTTACAAAGGGGAAACAGGAGGAAAAATATAAGCGTTTTGTTCCAGTGAATAAAGCACAGTATGAGGCATCCTGTAACGGCATGTACTTAATTGCTCTCCCAAGAGTGTACTCTGTGGGTCGCCCAAAGAAGCAGCTACAGTTTCCAGCATACAGAAATGTGACGTTGCCGTGATACTCTGGTTGTTTGCAGTGCCCTGGGCCTTTCATGCACAGATGGGTTTTTGTTGAAAATGTGCTAATACACGCGATTAGTGCAGCAACACGTGAAACCGCCATTGCGTCCATTAATGGGCTGAATGGTTGTTGGTGAAGGTCTTTTTTAAAAAGGGCATCCAGGAAAGTCTGGGCACAGTTTAGTGTGTTCAAAAACACGGCAGAGCATGTTCTCCTTTAATATGCATGGTACCTATCTCAACACCGGGCACATTTTCAATCATTTGCTTGGCGGCTATAGAGCTGTTACATCCGATCCAAACTCTGTCCAAGTGTGGGCACTTACAGGTCATGATGATCCACCGGTGCTGGATTTGACAGGATACTTGTGAGACAGTGCGACATTGTCATAATCAAAGGTGTCATCCAGACTGAAAGGCACAGCGTCCTCGCTTTCGCTCTGGGGAGAGTAAATGATGTTGTAGCTCGGCATATCTGAACATGAAACACAAGCTTTGCTCCAATTTCGCTGCATGTTTATGCAATTAACCAAATTACATTGCTTGAACCCAGTTCAAGCTGTTTGAATCAATTTAGTTTAATTGCCATTTCACTTCAGTGCTATTTACTATCTGATGATTATTGGATTGatctaaaatgtgtgtgtaactctTACAAAAGTTAGCAACTCTAAAGGAACACGTGAATTTAGAGAGTGGAGAGTCAAGAGTGATAAATTGTGTGTATACCTGGCTCTCTGTATTGCTTGGTGGAGTGTGTGTCCAATGGTCCATATCAGTAGAAGAAAGCTCAAGCTGTGTGCGGTGACAATAAGCAGGAGTGTAGGCAGGCAAATCTTCCTCAACCTCTCCAGGAAGCACATGTACATCTAACAGGAAAAAGATAACACGAATAACCCGCATGTCCATAGGCATGCGTCTTTTTAGGAAAAGTTGAAAAAGACTACAATTAGCATTAGTTTGAACAGTTCCAGATGAAGAGTATCTCAGTTAAAGAAGCCATGtggataaaaatgaagaaatgtaaCAATTAGTCAATAAACATATGATAAAGGTGTTAGTTTAGGATTCTGGCAGATTCTCTGCTGTAGGTTATCTGATAATTTATCTGACATACTTTGTGCAAATGATTTAGCTGAAGCTCAGTGTACTGTAGACTGGCTATACTTAGCTACAGTGAGGTTATACTGAGTGATAGGCATCATAAAGTGAAGACTTCcacagatttctttattttaatcctAGTCTGATTAGCAATCAAGTACGTCTTGCCATAAAAATATCAACGCCACAACTTCCACAACTTCCACTGACTGTATAAAACAGTAGAAAGGTCTTTACTTTAAGGACTTTAGTAATTACTACTAATCAAACTCTGGTGCTCAtggtttttctctcttttcaggCTTTcgtttttgtttatgttttattatcacactcttgatatcacccaaaagaaggatgggttcccctttaatgtctgattcctctcaaggtttcctcctcataccatctaagggagtttttccttgccacagtcacagtgtaaatacacaatttacttacagttgtgttcaaaattattcaacccccaatgctgtaaatggttttagggaatttagtgtacatttgtaattgtattcagaatgaaatcctacaaggacttcttaaagaaccatatgcaactaaaatgacatcaattagtttcgtaatacagtagtaaatgtttcttttgtgaattcttcattgacataattattcaaccccttaaagactaccactctgaagaacagaggttcaatgaagtgttttcaatcaggtattgaaaacacctgtggatatcagggagcagcaataaagcctaataagcaccaattaggcagctttaaaatgactgtgctactcagctccttctagacatttactggtgtggttacaaacatggtgaggtcaagagaatggtccaggaagacaagagaacaggtgattactcttcacaggaagggcaatggctataagaagattgcaaagatgttaaacataccaagagacaccataggaagcatcattcgcaaattcaaggcaaagggcactgttgaaacgctacctggtcgtggcagaaagaagatgctgacttgacttctgtgcgctacctgaagcgtagagtggagaaaagtcccgtgtgactgctgaggaactgagaaaagatttgtcagatgtgggtactgaagtttctgctcagacaatacggcgcaccctgcgtaatgaaggcctccatgccagaactcccaggcgcaccttgctgtccccaaagaataagaagagtcgactgcagtatgccaaaagtcatgtggacaaaccacagaagttttgggatagtgttctgtggactgatgaaacaaaattagaactgtttgggcccatggatcaacgctatgtttggaggaggaagaacaaggcctatgaagaaaagaacaccttgcctactgtgaagcatggcggggggtcaatcatgctttggggctgttttgcttctgcaggtactgggaagcttcagcgtgtgcaaggtaccatgaattatcttcagtaccaggagatattggatgacaatgtgatgcagtccgtcacaaacctgaggcttggaagacgttggaccttt
It encodes:
- the LOC124392386 gene encoding uncharacterized protein LOC124392386 isoform X4 — encoded protein: MPDDPGVIPQSMMEALELFCNLPEQSYEQFLSTFTHLSTEKVTADCPMVPEEENKTCLVKLNNRDGVNMDRKTEAELATEGLHNTEDVHVLPGEVEEDLPAYTPAYCHRTQLELSSTDMDHWTHTPPSNTESQICRATTSFTLPRAKARTLCLSVWMTPLIMTMSHCLTSILSNPAPVDHHDLARP